A section of the Octopus bimaculoides isolate UCB-OBI-ISO-001 chromosome 17, ASM119413v2, whole genome shotgun sequence genome encodes:
- the LOC106878384 gene encoding uncharacterized protein LOC106878384, with translation MFVCWKSIFFLLLSIKYLLAETSELIFEAEKQPGNLQVHRRSNASNKKVVYLLPGKTLRLDLCIANNSSLRMMGFRYSIDGKATVVLVNIDNQQLQSFSISGQSKGGELWNVFRDSGPARKPLFLSKGIHFLDIHINSNETQGIEIDHLTIMTDNPYISEDLMSCRLSCFQELDKAEPVKKDHTRRSDLVTLIQRSFPTKCAEQDNIDIAFIHASVKKYRVTPSYPRFNSMLNNRGAMFKDCFSISQSQLWLLKGKPLDPEHNVVMNINSFVLRLTKLRLYKFIIFFPLKGKMSGVIDADIGSNFTVKLKKITRPLYINMTYNGRNSKLSELQHRKFSPRTLKGVWSIPDFTWSESNINAIFLILVSDEDQLVIIDEISLVRRPERGETVKPLYQSLNTILEGVNVDFWWRRPKTMSVILEGTKFDNIDFIRLSKRVLGSSNTSQVFVLYQDGNARCLPPLLHGVDWLPFGSSVILGPTNLSSFRPFADIEVFKIVRVEPTLIAVIQYYDNSSANIEVISNRTQTQILVYNISMASVSTFLPFIRFRSMWIKDGFSDVDHIKVDGDKGLHILSTWRILRARNVRFYRSCESKHLSMSPNIKIEILK, from the coding sequence ATGTTTGTTTGTTGGAAAAGCATCTTCTTTTTACTTCTctctataaaatatttgttagcaGAAACTTCCGAATTGATTTTCGAAGCTGAGAAACAGCCTGGAAATTTGCAAGTCCATAGGCGATCTAATGCTTCTAACAAGaaagttgtttatttattaccAGGGAAAACTCTTCGTTTGGATTTATGTATAGCAAATAATTCCTCACTTCGGATGATGGGATTTCGATATTCAATCGACGGCAAAGcaactgttgttcttgttaacaTTGATAATCAACAACTGCAGTCGTTCTCAATATCCGGCCAATCGAAAGGTGGCGAACTGTGGAATGTATTTCGGGACTCCGGACCTGCCAGGAaacctttatttttatcaaaaggaATTCATTTTTTGGATATTCATATAAATTCGAACGAGACACAAGGAATTGAAATCGATCATTTGACTATCATGACGGACAATCCTTACATTTCTGAAGACTTGATGTCATGCAGGTTAAGCTGTTTTCAGGAACTGGATAAAGCAGAACCCGTGAAGAAAGATCATACTCGTAGGTCTGATCTGGTAACGTTAATCCAGCGAAGTTTCCCGACCAAATGTGCTGAACAGGACAACATTGATATAGCTTTCATTCATGCATCGGTAAAGAAATATCGCGTCACTCCTTCCTATCCTCGATTCAACAGTATGCTTAATAATCGCGGTGCAATGTTCAAGGATTGTTTTAGTATTTCTCAGTCACAGCTTTGGCTGTTAAAAGGTAAACCACTTGATCCCGAACATAACGTTGTGATGAACATCAACTCATTTGTGTTAAGACTAACAAAATTAAGACTCTACAAATTCATAATATTCTTCCCGTTGAAAGGTAAGATGAGTGGCGTGATCGATGCTGATATCGGATCGAATTTTACTGTAAAACTAAAGAAAATTACTCGAccactttatataaatatgactTATAATGGTAGAAATAGCAAACTTTCGGAATTACAACACAGGAAATTTTCTCCACGAACACTGAAAGGCGTTTGGTCTATTCCAGATTTCACATGGTCCGAAAGTAATATAAATGCCATATTTCTAATCTTGGTTTCGGATGAAGACCAACTTGTTATTATTGACGAAATTAGTTTAGTTAGGCGACCAGAACGAGGAGAGACGGTGAAACCGTTGTATCAAAGTCTCAACACAATATTAGAGGGCGTCAATGTTGATTTTTGGTGGCGGCGACCGAAAACTATGAGTGTCATTCTGGAAGGCACTAAATTCGATAATATCGATTTCATTCGATTGAGCAAACGTGTCCTGGGATCAAGTAATACGTCGCAAGTGTTTGTCCTTTACCAAGATGGTAACGCACGGTGTCTTCCACCGTTACTTCATGGTGTTGACTGGTTACCTTTCGGTTCGTCTGTAATTCTTGGACCAACAAATTTGTCGAGTTTTCGACCATTCGCAGACATTGAAGTTTTCAAGATTGTCCGAGTTGAACCAACTTTAATCGCAGTCATTCAATATTATGATAATTCATCAGCTAATATTGAAGTTATCAGCAATCGAACACAGACTCAGATACTAGTGTATAATATATCCATGGCCAGCGTTTCGACATTTTTACCATTTATTAGGTTCCGTTCCATGTGGATCAAAGATGGTTTTTCTGATGTAGACCATATCAAGGTTGATGGAGATAAGGGCTTACACATTTTGTCAACGTGGAGAATTCTTCGCGCTAGAAATGTACGCTTTTATCGTTCTTGTGAGTCGAAACATTTGTCTATGTCCCCAAACATAAAAATTGAAATACTGAAATAA